A DNA window from Mycolicibacter hiberniae contains the following coding sequences:
- the cysD gene encoding sulfate adenylyltransferase subunit CysD, producing MTSNVAAPPEATTAGQYQLTHLRTLEAEAIHIIREVAAEFERPVLLFSGGKDSIVMLHLAVKAFRPGRLPFPVMHVDTGHNFDEVIAARDELVAETGVRLVVASVQEDIDAGRVVDDGPSRNPLQTVTLLRAIRENKFDAAFGGARRDEEKARAKERVFSFRDEFGQWDPKVQRPELWNLYNGRHRKGEHIRAFPLSNWTEFDIWSYIGSEQIALPSIYFAHQRKVFRRDGMLLADHEFLRPADGEEVFETSVRFRTVGDVTCTGCVESTAATVEEVIAETAVSRLTERGATRADDRISEAGMEDRKRQGYF from the coding sequence ATGACCAGCAACGTCGCCGCGCCGCCGGAAGCCACCACGGCCGGGCAGTACCAGCTCACGCATCTGCGCACGCTGGAGGCCGAGGCCATCCACATCATCCGGGAGGTGGCCGCGGAGTTCGAACGTCCGGTGCTGCTGTTCTCCGGCGGCAAAGACTCCATCGTCATGCTGCACCTGGCCGTCAAGGCCTTCCGGCCGGGCCGGCTGCCGTTCCCGGTGATGCACGTCGACACCGGCCACAACTTCGATGAGGTCATCGCCGCGCGCGACGAGCTCGTCGCGGAGACCGGGGTCCGGCTGGTGGTGGCCTCGGTGCAAGAGGACATCGACGCCGGGCGGGTGGTCGACGACGGTCCGTCGCGCAACCCGCTGCAGACCGTCACCTTGTTGCGTGCGATCCGGGAGAACAAGTTCGACGCCGCGTTCGGCGGCGCCCGGCGCGACGAGGAGAAGGCCCGCGCCAAGGAGCGGGTGTTCAGCTTCCGTGACGAGTTCGGCCAGTGGGACCCCAAGGTCCAGCGCCCCGAGCTGTGGAACCTCTACAACGGCCGGCACCGCAAGGGCGAACACATCCGGGCGTTCCCGCTGTCGAACTGGACCGAGTTCGACATCTGGTCCTACATCGGCTCCGAGCAGATCGCCCTGCCGTCGATCTATTTCGCGCACCAGCGCAAGGTTTTCCGGCGCGACGGAATGCTGTTGGCCGACCACGAGTTCCTGCGGCCCGCCGACGGCGAAGAGGTGTTCGAGACCTCCGTCCGGTTCCGCACCGTCGGCGATGTCACCTGCACCGGCTGTGTGGAGTCCACGGCGGCCACCGTGGAGGAGGTGATCGCCGAGACCGCGGTCTCGCGGCTCACCGAACGGGGCGCGACCCGCGCGGACGACCGGATCTCCGAAGCAGGCATGGAAGACCGCAAGAGGCAGGGGTATTTCTGA